A single Dermacentor variabilis isolate Ectoservices chromosome 9, ASM5094787v1, whole genome shotgun sequence DNA region contains:
- the LOC142558621 gene encoding uncharacterized protein LOC142558621 isoform X1 → MVVETNCVFCARLCFSQRRWCWLWCHANRCEVDVFKKFVAVRAGRRAPVMASGVRQLPCPYCPMRFKRRWNLNMHVHTHTGERPYQCCYCFRAFADRSNMRKHILIHTCKQPMA, encoded by the exons ATGGTCGTCGAAACCAACTGTGTATTTTGTGCTCGCTTGTGCTTTTCCCAGCGACGTTGGTGTTGGCTGTGGTGCCATGCAAATAGATGTGAGGTGgatgtgttcaagaaatttgtGGCAGTGCGTG CCGGCAGGCGCGCCCCCGTGATGGCCAGTGGTGTGCGCCAGCTGCCCTGCCCGTATTGCCCGATGCGGTTCAAGCGCCGGTGGAACCTCAAcatgcacgtgcacacacacacaggcgagCGCCCTTACCAGTGCTGCTACTGCTTCCGGGCCTTTGCTGACCGGTCCAACATGCGCAAGCACATACTCATCCACACGTGCAAGCAACCCATGGCTTGA